A genome region from Paralichthys olivaceus isolate ysfri-2021 chromosome 6, ASM2471397v2, whole genome shotgun sequence includes the following:
- the LOC109642580 gene encoding tubulin alpha-1C chain-like — protein MRECISIHVGQAGVQIGNACWELYCLEHGIHPDGQMPSDKTIGGGDDSFNTFFSETGAGKHVPRAVFVDLEPTVIDEVRSGTYRQLFHPEQLITGKEDAANNYARGHYTIGKEIIDLVLDRIRKLADQCTGLQGFLVFHSFGGGTGSGFTSLLMERLSVDYGKKSKLEFSIYPAPQVSTAVVEPYNAILTTHTTLEHSDCAFMVDNEAIYDICRRNLDIERPSYTNLNRLISQIVSSITASLRFDGALNVDLTEFQTNLVPYPRIHFPLATYAPVISAEKAYHEQLTVSEITNACFEPANQLVKCDPRHGKYMACCLLYRGDVVPKDVNAAIATIKTKRSIQFVDWCPTGFKVGINYQPPTVVPGGDLAKVQRAVCMLSNTTAIAEAWARLDHKFDLMYAKRAFVHWYVGEGMEEGEFSEAREDMAALEKDYEEVGADSLGDDDEEGEEY, from the exons ATG CGTGAGTGTATCTCCATCCACGTTGGTCAGGCCGGTGTCCAGATTGGCAATGCCTGCTGGGAGCTTTACTGCCTGGAACATGGGATCCACCCGGACGGACAGATGCCCAGCGACAAGACCATCGGAGGAGGAGACGACTCCTTCAACACCTTCTTCAGTGAGACCGGAGCTGGGAAGCACGTCCCCAGAGCTGTTTTCGTCGACCTGGAGCCCACTGTCATCG ATGAAGTGCGCTCTGGAACCTACCGCCAGCTGTTCCACCCTGAGCAGCTGATCACCGGAAAGGAAGATGCTGCCAACAACTACGCCCGTGGACACTACACCATTGGCAAAGAGATCATCGACCTGGTGCTGGACAGGATCCGCAAACTG gcTGACCAGTGCACTGGTCTTCAGGGCTTCCTGGTTTTCCACAGCTTCGGAGGAGGCACCGGCTCTGGCTTCACCTCCCTGCTGATGGAGCGTCTGTCTGTCGACTACGGCAAGAAGTCCAAGCTGGAGTTCTCCATCTACCCCGCCCCCCAGGTGTCCACTGCTGTGGTGGAGCCCTACAACGCCATCCTGACCACCCACACCACCCTGGAGCACTCTGACTGTGCCTTCATGGTAGATAACGAGGCCATCTACGATATCTGCCGCAGGAACCTGGATATCGAGCGTCCCTCCTACACCAACCTGAACAGGCTCATCAGTCAGATCGTGTCCTCCATCACTGCTTCCCTCCGTTTTGATGGTGCCCTCAATGTCGATCTGACAGAGTTCCAGACCAACTTGGTGCCATATCCCCGTATCCACTTCCCTCTGGCCACCTACGCTCCCGTCATCTCTGCTGAGAAGGCCTACCATGAGCAGTTAACAGTGTCCGAGATCACAAACGCCTGCTTCGAGCCGGCCAATCAGCTGGTGAAATGTGACCCTCGCCACGGTAAGTACATGGCCTGCTGCCTCCTGTACCGTGGAGATGTGGTGCCCAAAGATGTCAACGCCGCCATCGCCACCATCAAGACCAAACGCTCCATCCAGTTTGTGGACTGGTGTCCCACTGGTTTCAAGGTCGGCATCAACTACCAGCCCCCCACTGTGGTTCCTGGTGGAGACCTGGCCAAGGTCCAGAGGGCCGTGTGCATGCTGAGCAACACCACCGCCATCGCTGAGGCCTGGGCTCGCCTTGACCACAAGTTTGATCTCATGTACGCCAAGAGGGCCTTCGTTCACTGGTACGTGGGTGAGGGtatggaggagggagagttcTCCGAGGCCAGAGAGGACATGGCAGCTCTGGAGAAAGATTACGAGGAGGTCGGAGCTGATAGTTtgggagatgatgatgaggaagggGAGGAGTATTAA
- the LOC138410603 gene encoding tubulin alpha chain-like: MRECISIHVGQAGVQIGNACWELYCLEHGIQPDGQMPSGKTIGGGDDSFNTFFSETGAGKHVPRAVFVDLEPTVIDEVRSGTYRQLFHPEQLITGKEDAANNYARGHYTIGKEIIDLVLDRIRKLADQCTGLQGFLVFHSFGGGTGSGFTSLLMERLSVDYGKKSKLEFSIYPAPQVSTAVVEPYNAILTTHTTLEHSDCAFMVDNEAIYDICRRNLDIERPSYTNLNRLISQIVSSITASLRFDGALNVDLTEFQTNLVPYPRIHFPLATYAPVISAEKAYHEQLTVSEITNACFEPANQLVKCDPRHGKYMACCLLYRGDVVPKDVNAAIATIKTKRSIQFVDWCPTGFKVGINYQPPTVVPGGDLAKVQRAVCMLSNTTAIAEAWARLDHKFDLMYAKRAFVHWYVGEGMEEGEFSEAREDMAALEKDYEEVGADSLGEDDDEEGEEY; encoded by the exons CGTGAGTGTATCTCCATCCACGTTGGTCAGGCCGGAGTCCAGATTGGCAATGCCTGCTGGGAGCTTTACTGCCTGGAACATGGGATCCAGCCAGACGGACAGATGCCCAGCGGCAAGACCATCGGAGGAGGAGACGACTCCTTCAACACCTTCTTCAGTGAGACCGGAGCTGGAAAGCACGTCCCCAGAGCTGTTTTCGTCGACCTGGAGCCCACTGTCATCG ATGAAGTGCGCTCTGGAACCTACCGCCAGCTGTTCCACCCTGAGCAGCTGATCACCGGAAAGGAAGATGCTGCCAACAACTACGCCCGTGGACACTAcaccatcggcaaagagatcaTCGACCTGGTGCTGGACAGGATCCGCAAACTG gcTGACCAGTGCACTGGTCTTCAGGGCTTCCTGGTTTTCCACAGCTTCGGAGGAGGCACCGGCTCTGGCTTCACCTCCCTGCTGATGGAGCGTCTGTCCGTCGACTATGGCAAGAAGTCCAAGCTGGAGTTCTCCATCTACCCCGCCCCCCAGGTGTCCACCGCTGTGGTGGAGCCCTACAACGCCATCCTGACCACCCACACCACCCTGGAGCACTCTGACTGTGCCTTCATGGTAGATAACGAGGCCATCTACGATATCTGCCGCAGGAACCTGGATATCGAGCGTCCCTCCTACACCAACCTGAACAGGCTCATCAGTCAGATCGTGTCCTCCATCACTGCTTCCCTCCGTTTTGATGGTGCCCTCAATGTTGATCTGACAGAGTTCCAGACCAACTTGGTGCCATATCCCCGTATCCACTTCCCTCTGGCCACCTACGCTCCCGTCATCTCTGCTGAGAAGGCCTACCATGAGCAGTTAACGGTGTCTGAGATCACAAACGCCTGCTTCGAGCCAGCCAATCAGCTGGTGAAATGTGACCCTCGCCACGGTAAGTACATGGCCTGCTGCCTCCTGTACCGTGGAGATGTGGTGCCCAAAGATGTCAACGCCGCCATCGCCACCATCAAGACCAAACGCTCCATCCAGTTTGTGGACTGGTGTCCCACTGGTTTCAAGGTCGGCATCAACTACCAGCCCCCCACTGTGGTTCCTGGTGGAGACCTGGCCAAGGTCCAGAGGGCCGTGTGCATGCTGAGCAACACCACTGCCATCGCTGAGGCCTGGGCTCGCCTTGACCACAAGTTTGACCTGATGTATGCCAAGAGGGCCTTCGTTCACTGGTACGTGGGTGAGGGTATGGAGGAAGGAGAGTTCTCCGAGGCCAGAGAGGACATGGCAGCTCTGGAGAAAGATTACGAGGAGGTTGGAGCTGATAGTTTgggagaggatgatgatgaagaagggGAGGAGTATTAA